The Budorcas taxicolor isolate Tak-1 chromosome 5, Takin1.1, whole genome shotgun sequence genome includes a window with the following:
- the CMAS gene encoding N-acylneuraminate cytidylyltransferase, with the protein MDSVEKGAATSVSNPRGRPSRGRPPKLQRNSRGGQGRGVEKPPHMAALILARGGSKGIPLKNIKHLAGVPLIGWVLRAALDSGVFQSVWVSTDHDEIENVAKQFGAQVHRRSSEASKDSSTSLDAIIEFLNYHNEVDIVGNIQATSPCLHPTDLQKVAEMIREEGYDSVFSVVRRHQFRWGEIQKGVREMTEPLNLNPAKRPRRQDWDGELYENGSFYFAKRHLIEMGYLQGGKMAYYEMRAEHSVDIDVDIDWPIAEQRVLRYGYFGKEKLKEIKLFVCNIDGCLTNGHIYVSGDQKEIISYDVKDAIGISLLKKSGIEVRLISERACSKQTLSSLKLDCKMEVNVPDKLAVVDEWRKEMGLCWKEVAYLGNEVSDEECLKKAGLSGVPADACAAAQKAVGYICKSSGGRGALREFAEHIFLLMEKVINSCQK; encoded by the exons ATGGACTCGGTGGAGAAGGGGGCCGCCACCTCCGTCTCCAACCCGCGAGGGCGACCCTCGCGGGGCCGGCCGCCGAAGCTACAGCGCAACTCCCGCGGCGGCCAGGGCCGAGGGGTGGAGAAGCCCCCGCACATGGCGGCCCTCATCCTGGCCCGGGGCGGCAGCAAGGGCATCCCCCTGAAGAACATTAAGCACCTGGCGGGGGTCCCGCTCATTGGCTGGGTCCTGCGTGCGGCCCTGGACTCGGGGGTCTTCCAGAG TGTATGGGTTTCAACAGACCATGATGAAATTGAGAATGTGGCCAAACAGTTTGGTGCACAAGTTCATCGAAGAAGTTCTGAAGCTTCAAAAGACAGTTCTACCTCACTAGATGCCATCATAGAATTTCTTAATTACCACAATG AGGTTGACATTGTAGGAAATATTCAAGCTACTTCTCCATGTTTACATCCTACTGATCTTCAAAAAGTTGCAGAAATGATTCGAGAAGAAGGATACgattctgttttctctgttgtGAGACGGCATCAGTTTCGATGGGGTGAAATTCAGAAAGGAG TTCGTGAAATGACTGAGCCTCTGAATTTGAATCCAGCTAAACGACCTCGCAGACAAGACTGGGATGGAGAATTATATGAAAATGGCTCGTTTTATTTTGCTAAAAGACATTTGATAGAGATGGGTTACTTACAG GGTGGGAAGATGGCATACTACGAGATGAGAGCCGAGCACAGTGTGGACATCGATGTGGACATTGATTGGCCTATTGCAGAACAAAGAGTATTAAG aTACGGTTATTTTGgcaaagagaaactgaaggaGATAAAACTTTTTGTTTGCAATATTGATGGATGTCTCACCAATGGCCACATTTATGTATCAGGAgaccaaaaagaaataatatcttATGATGTAAAAGATGCTATTGGGATAAGTTTATTAAAGAAAAGTGGTATTGAG gtgAGGTTAATCTCAGAAAGGGCCTGTTCAAAGCAGACCCTCTCCTCCTTAAAACTGGACTGCAAAATGGAAGTCAATGTGCCAGATAAGCTTGCAGTTGTAGatgaatggagaaaagaaatgggTCTGTGCTGGAAAGAAGTGGCATATCTTG GAAATGAAGTGTCTGATGAGGAGTGCCTGAAGAAAGCGGGCCTCAGCGGCGTTCCTGCTGACGCCTGTGCCGCTGCCCAGAAGGCTGTTGGATATATTTGCAAAAGCAGTGGAGGCCGTGGTGCCCTCCGAGAGTTTGCAGAGCACATTTTCCTACTCATGGAAAAGGTTATCAATTCATGCCAAAAATAG